A single region of the Pseudomonas sp. VD-NE ins genome encodes:
- the speB gene encoding agmatinase — translation MDKILHQPLGGNEMPRFGGIATMLRLPHVPTAAGLDAAFVGVPLDIGTSLRPGTRFGPRDIRTESVMIRPYNMATGAAPFDSLSVADIGDVAINTFNLLDAVRIIEEAYDNILEHNVIPMTLGGDHTITLPILRAIHKKHGKVGLVHIDAHADVNDHMFGEKIAHGTTFRRAVEEGLLDCDRVVQIGLRAQGYTADDFNWSRDQGFRVVQAEECWHKSLAPLMAEVREKVGGGPVYLSFDIDGIDPAWAPGTGTPEIGGLTTIQAIEIVRGCQGLDLIGCDLVEVSPAYDTTGNTSLLAANLLYEMLCVLPGVVHR, via the coding sequence GTGGACAAGATTCTTCACCAACCACTGGGCGGCAACGAAATGCCGCGCTTCGGCGGCATCGCCACCATGCTCCGACTCCCCCATGTACCGACCGCTGCCGGCCTGGACGCTGCCTTCGTTGGCGTGCCACTGGACATCGGTACTTCGTTGCGCCCCGGCACCCGCTTCGGGCCGCGCGATATCCGCACCGAATCAGTGATGATCCGCCCGTACAACATGGCCACCGGCGCGGCGCCATTCGACTCGCTGTCGGTGGCCGACATCGGTGACGTGGCAATCAACACCTTCAACCTGCTCGACGCCGTGCGCATCATCGAAGAAGCCTACGACAACATTCTCGAGCACAACGTGATCCCGATGACCCTGGGTGGCGACCACACCATCACCCTGCCGATCCTGCGGGCGATTCATAAAAAGCACGGCAAGGTCGGTCTGGTGCACATCGATGCCCACGCTGACGTCAACGATCACATGTTCGGCGAGAAGATCGCTCACGGTACGACCTTCCGTCGCGCCGTCGAAGAAGGCCTTCTGGACTGCGACCGCGTGGTGCAAATTGGTTTGCGCGCACAGGGTTACACCGCTGATGACTTCAACTGGAGCCGCGATCAGGGCTTCCGCGTCGTACAAGCCGAAGAGTGCTGGCACAAGTCGCTGGCGCCACTGATGGCTGAAGTGCGCGAGAAAGTCGGCGGTGGTCCGGTGTATCTGAGCTTCGACATCGACGGCATCGACCCGGCCTGGGCACCTGGCACCGGCACCCCGGAAATCGGTGGTCTGACGACCATTCAGGCAATTGAGATCGTTCGCGGCTGCCAAGGCCTCGACCTGATCGGTTGCGATCTGGTAGAAGTCTCGCCCGCTTATGACACCACCGGCAACACCTCGCTGCTGGCCGCCAACCTGCTGTACGAAATGCTCTGCGTACTGCCTGGCGTGGTCCATCGCTGA
- a CDS encoding type I secretion system permease/ATPase, which yields MTSMEPGHTGVDPRLSFDDPLLDGLLILCKLHGATVSRASLSAGLPLNKQRLSLDLLPRAAARAGLQARILRRDLKDISPLNLPILLLLNDGRTAVLRRFGDDGKALILPSEADGGEQWVSREELTEHYSGQALFARPRHELEDLRSPLVPRVHAWFRDTLKLSKWLYSDAILASFLINLLGLMVPLFVMQTYDRVVPNQATSTLWVLSIGLLIGTGFELVLRVVRAHLLDTAGKKTDVILSATLFERITGMSMKARPATIGGFAQSIHDFQGLREFLTAVTLTSLIDLPFVVLMLVVIGLLGGWLVVIPLLAFPITIVFAMIIQVRLRDTVQKSLSLGAERQAVLIETLGGLETLKACSAESERQHKWESTHGALTRLDSHARNLSALATNGTLFIQQFSGMATIVAGVYSIIAGNLSVGALVASYMLGSRVLAPLGQIAGLITRYQQAQLTMKSTDALMALPQERDGKQRPLERTQLQGALDVSGVTFHYNGQNAPALSNVSFSLKPGERVGIIGRSGSGKSTLARLLMGFYEPEEGQLLLDGLDLRQLDVADLRQQIGYVAHDLPLLAGSLRDNLTLGARYISDSRMLEVAELTGVTELARQHPQGFDRPVGERGQLLSGGQRQAVLLARSLLLDPPIMLLDEPTSAMDNSSEDQLRQKLHGWVQGKTLLLVTHRTSMLSLVDRLLVLDNGRVVADGPKEAVIDALRKGRVGSAAV from the coding sequence ATGACCAGCATGGAACCCGGCCATACCGGGGTCGATCCGCGGCTGAGCTTCGATGATCCGTTACTCGACGGTCTGTTGATCCTCTGCAAACTGCATGGCGCGACAGTCAGCCGCGCCAGCCTGAGTGCCGGGCTGCCCCTGAACAAGCAGCGCCTGAGTCTGGATCTGCTGCCCCGCGCTGCCGCCCGGGCCGGGTTGCAGGCGCGTATTCTGCGCCGCGATCTGAAAGACATCTCGCCACTCAATCTGCCGATTCTGTTGCTGCTCAACGACGGCCGCACCGCCGTATTGCGGCGTTTCGGCGACGACGGCAAAGCGCTGATCCTGCCCAGTGAAGCCGATGGCGGCGAGCAATGGGTCAGCCGTGAAGAACTCACCGAGCACTACAGCGGCCAGGCATTATTCGCCCGCCCACGCCATGAACTCGAAGACCTGCGCTCGCCGCTGGTGCCACGGGTGCATGCGTGGTTTCGCGACACCCTGAAGCTGTCGAAATGGTTGTATAGCGATGCGATTCTCGCCAGTTTCCTGATCAACCTTTTAGGCCTGATGGTGCCGCTGTTCGTCATGCAGACTTACGATCGCGTGGTGCCCAATCAGGCCACCTCGACCCTGTGGGTGCTGTCGATCGGGCTGCTGATCGGCACCGGGTTTGAACTGGTGTTGCGGGTGGTGCGTGCGCACCTGCTCGACACTGCCGGCAAGAAAACCGATGTGATCCTTTCCGCGACTTTATTCGAGCGCATTACCGGCATGTCGATGAAGGCACGGCCGGCGACAATCGGCGGTTTCGCCCAGAGCATTCATGACTTTCAGGGCCTGCGTGAATTTCTCACGGCGGTGACGTTGACCAGCCTGATCGATCTGCCTTTCGTGGTGTTGATGCTGGTGGTCATCGGCTTGCTCGGCGGCTGGCTGGTGGTGATTCCACTGCTGGCGTTTCCGATCACCATCGTCTTCGCGATGATCATTCAGGTGCGCCTGCGCGACACCGTGCAAAAGAGCCTGAGCCTCGGCGCTGAACGCCAAGCGGTGTTGATTGAAACCCTCGGCGGCCTGGAAACCCTCAAGGCCTGCAGCGCCGAAAGTGAGCGCCAGCACAAATGGGAAAGCACCCACGGCGCCCTCACCCGCCTCGACAGCCACGCGCGCAATCTGTCGGCGCTGGCCACCAACGGCACGTTGTTCATTCAACAATTCTCGGGGATGGCGACGATTGTTGCCGGGGTCTACAGCATCATCGCCGGCAACCTCAGCGTCGGTGCGCTGGTCGCCAGCTACATGCTCGGCAGCCGCGTGCTCGCGCCGCTGGGGCAGATTGCCGGGCTGATCACCCGCTATCAGCAAGCGCAACTGACCATGAAAAGCACCGACGCACTGATGGCCCTGCCGCAGGAGCGCGACGGCAAACAGCGGCCGCTGGAGCGCACGCAATTGCAAGGCGCGCTCGACGTCAGCGGCGTGACCTTTCATTACAACGGCCAGAATGCGCCGGCGTTGAGCAACGTCAGCTTCAGCCTGAAACCCGGTGAACGGGTCGGCATCATCGGCCGCAGCGGCTCGGGCAAAAGCACCCTGGCGCGTTTGCTCATGGGTTTCTATGAACCCGAGGAGGGCCAACTGCTGCTCGACGGCCTCGACCTGCGCCAACTCGATGTCGCCGACCTGCGCCAGCAAATCGGCTATGTCGCCCACGACCTACCGCTATTGGCCGGCAGCTTGCGCGACAACCTCACCCTCGGCGCGCGCTACATCAGCGATTCGCGAATGCTCGAAGTGGCTGAACTGACCGGCGTTACCGAACTCGCTCGCCAGCATCCGCAAGGCTTCGATCGACCGGTGGGTGAGCGCGGACAATTGCTGTCCGGCGGCCAACGTCAGGCCGTTTTGCTGGCGCGATCGCTGCTGCTCGACCCGCCGATCATGCTGCTCGACGAACCCACCAGTGCCATGGACAACAGCAGCGAGGACCAACTGCGGCAGAAGCTGCACGGCTGGGTGCAAGGCAAGACATTGCTGCTGGTCACCCACCGTACCTCGATGTTGAGTCTGGTGGACCGCTTGCTGGTACTGGACAACGGCCGGGTCGTCGCCGACGGTCCGAAAGAAGCGGTCATCGATGCACTGCGCAAGGGCCGTGTCGGCTCGGCGGCGGTCTAG
- a CDS encoding LysR family transcriptional regulator: MANALPDLKLLRIFVSVVRHQGFANAQQELNLSTSAISTYMSQLEAALGLVLCHRGRGGFSLTSKGELFHQETLRLLAELEGFEQYAATLKGELRGTLNLGVIDSTVSDKALPFAEAIGAYSQEHPAVHLHLSVMSPYELQLGVQDNRLDLAIGAFSTRMSGLIYMPLYREQHWLYCSSRHPLFNERRIPEQVITQQRMVGRGYWSQAELARHGFKHSAATVESMEAQLILVLSGAYIGYLPEHYAQAWADKGDLRVLLPATFGYQAPFSMIMRRGRSREPLIQTFRDLLKAQLNQA; this comes from the coding sequence ATGGCCAACGCTTTACCCGACCTGAAACTGTTGCGCATCTTCGTCAGCGTCGTGCGTCATCAGGGTTTTGCCAACGCGCAGCAGGAACTCAACCTGTCGACCTCGGCGATCAGCACCTACATGAGCCAGCTCGAAGCCGCGCTCGGCCTTGTGCTGTGCCATCGCGGGCGCGGCGGGTTCAGCCTGACCAGCAAGGGTGAGCTATTCCATCAGGAAACCCTGCGCCTGCTCGCCGAACTCGAAGGCTTCGAGCAATACGCCGCCACGCTCAAGGGCGAACTGCGCGGTACGCTCAACCTCGGCGTGATCGACTCCACCGTCAGCGACAAGGCCTTGCCGTTCGCCGAAGCCATCGGCGCCTACAGCCAGGAACACCCGGCGGTGCATTTGCATCTGTCGGTGATGAGCCCGTACGAACTGCAACTCGGCGTGCAGGACAACCGCCTCGATCTGGCCATCGGTGCGTTTTCCACGCGCATGAGCGGCCTGATCTACATGCCGCTGTACCGCGAGCAACACTGGCTGTATTGCAGCAGTCGTCACCCGTTGTTCAACGAACGGCGGATTCCCGAGCAAGTCATCACCCAGCAACGCATGGTCGGACGTGGTTACTGGAGTCAGGCGGAACTCGCACGGCACGGTTTCAAACACAGCGCCGCCACCGTGGAAAGTATGGAAGCGCAGCTTATTCTGGTGCTGTCCGGCGCCTACATCGGTTACTTGCCGGAGCACTACGCTCAGGCCTGGGCCGATAAGGGTGATTTGCGCGTCTTGCTGCCGGCGACGTTCGGTTATCAAGCGCCGTTTTCGATGATCATGCGCCGGGGCCGCAGCCGCGAGCCGCTGATCCAGACCTTCCGCGATTTGCTCAAAGCCCAGCTCAATCAGGCTTAG
- a CDS encoding cytosine permease, whose protein sequence is MNNNNNDQSLTQIETHGVEQIPDHERSAGPTDLFRMIFGGSNTFATAVLGSFPVLFGLSFQAGVWATVSGVLLGSLILAPMGLFGPLNGTNNAVSSGAHFGVHGRIVGSFLSLLTAIAFFSLSVWSSGDALIGGAKRLIGLPETDLTLGLAYGLFAILVLTVCIYGFRFLLWVNKIAVWSASLLFLLGIFAFAGPFDVNYAGTVSLGQPGFWAAFIGAALVAMSNPISFGAFLGDWSRYIPRDTSKQRIMAAVVLSQIATFIPFLFGLTTATIVAIKAPDYIAANNYVGGLLAVSPSWFFLPVCLIAVIGGMSTGTTSLYGTGLDMSSVFPRVLSRVKATLLIGVLSIAFIFIGRFAANLVQSVSTFAVLIITCTTPWMVIMIIGLLVRRGFYCPDDLQVFTRGEQGGRYWFSHGWNWRGLGAWIPSAAVGLCFVNLPGQFVGLLGEMAGGIDVSLPVTLGLASVVYLTLLSLFPEPREVFGPKDARSEAAVKPQLRQAA, encoded by the coding sequence ATGAATAACAACAACAACGACCAAAGCCTTACGCAAATTGAAACCCACGGGGTCGAACAGATCCCGGACCACGAACGCAGCGCAGGCCCGACGGACTTGTTCCGGATGATCTTCGGTGGTTCGAATACCTTTGCCACCGCCGTGCTCGGCAGTTTCCCGGTGCTGTTCGGTCTGTCTTTTCAGGCCGGCGTCTGGGCGACTGTGTCGGGCGTGCTGCTTGGCTCGCTGATCCTCGCACCGATGGGCCTGTTCGGCCCGCTCAACGGCACCAACAATGCCGTGTCGTCCGGTGCGCACTTCGGCGTACACGGGCGGATCGTCGGTTCGTTCCTGTCGCTGTTGACCGCTATCGCGTTTTTCTCGCTCTCGGTGTGGAGTTCGGGCGATGCGCTGATCGGCGGTGCAAAACGCCTGATCGGTCTGCCGGAAACCGACCTGACTTTGGGCCTGGCCTACGGTCTGTTCGCGATTCTGGTGCTGACCGTGTGCATCTACGGCTTCCGCTTTTTGCTGTGGGTGAACAAGATCGCGGTGTGGAGCGCCAGCCTGTTGTTCCTGCTGGGCATCTTCGCCTTCGCCGGTCCTTTCGATGTGAACTACGCCGGTACGGTGAGCCTCGGTCAGCCAGGCTTTTGGGCCGCGTTCATCGGCGCCGCGCTGGTGGCGATGAGCAACCCGATTTCCTTCGGCGCGTTCCTCGGCGACTGGTCGCGCTACATCCCGCGTGACACCTCCAAGCAACGCATCATGGCGGCGGTGGTGCTGTCGCAGATCGCCACGTTCATCCCGTTCCTGTTCGGCCTGACCACCGCGACCATCGTCGCGATCAAGGCGCCGGACTACATCGCGGCGAACAACTATGTCGGCGGTTTGCTGGCGGTTTCGCCGAGCTGGTTCTTCCTGCCGGTGTGCCTGATTGCGGTGATCGGCGGCATGTCCACCGGCACCACCTCGCTGTATGGCACCGGGCTGGACATGTCCAGCGTGTTTCCGCGGGTGCTGTCGCGGGTGAAGGCGACGCTGCTGATCGGCGTGCTGTCGATTGCCTTCATCTTCATCGGTCGCTTTGCAGCGAACCTGGTGCAGAGCGTGTCGACCTTCGCCGTGCTGATCATCACCTGCACCACGCCATGGATGGTGATCATGATCATCGGCCTCTTGGTGCGTCGCGGCTTCTACTGCCCGGATGACCTGCAAGTGTTCACGCGCGGCGAACAGGGCGGTCGCTACTGGTTCAGCCACGGCTGGAACTGGCGTGGTCTGGGTGCGTGGATTCCGAGCGCGGCGGTTGGCCTGTGCTTCGTCAACCTGCCGGGGCAATTCGTCGGCCTGCTGGGTGAAATGGCCGGCGGCATCGACGTCAGCTTGCCGGTGACTCTCGGCCTGGCCTCGGTGGTGTACCTGACGCTGCTGAGCCTGTTTCCGGAACCGCGCGAAGTGTTCGGCCCGAAGGATGCCCGAAGTGAAGCCGCAGTAAAACCTCAACTGCGTCAGGCCGCCTGA
- a CDS encoding TolC family outer membrane protein, translating into MRVLTPLCSAVLLAMACTSQAQAMNLTEAIQSTIATHPELASRVDARLSADEQVKVAKGGFYPSVDLNAAYGRGYSDNTNTRAFGNHHTEILNYTQSELRLRQMLFDGFNTANEVERTKGVSNSRAYYAQGTAQDLALRTIEVYLEVLKRRELVTLARNNLQAHLRVNDQIGLRTERGVGSTADSDQSVARKALAQNNLDTAEVDLSDAEANFYSVVGRMPDELETPASTRGELPTQLREAQQSMVDNNPYLKSAQADVQSAESQYEVAKSPFYPRFDAEAAVGANNNVQGDEGHDNEWRVGVVMNYNLFRGGSDKARLASDAHQINQAMDIRNNALRQLNENIRLAWNAMENAKKQTPTAREYAETTKRVRAAYQDQFGLGQRTLLDLLDSENELYNANRRYTEIRYTEEYSMYRVLANMGQLLSKQRVVLPADAIAATEVKNEARLPELK; encoded by the coding sequence ATGCGCGTTCTAACCCCCCTCTGCAGCGCGGTTTTGCTGGCCATGGCTTGCACTTCTCAAGCCCAGGCCATGAACCTCACCGAGGCCATTCAAAGCACCATCGCCACTCACCCGGAACTGGCCTCGCGCGTAGACGCCCGCCTGTCGGCTGATGAACAAGTCAAAGTCGCCAAGGGCGGCTTCTATCCGTCCGTCGATTTGAACGCCGCCTATGGCCGTGGCTACAGTGACAACACCAATACCCGAGCCTTCGGTAATCACCACACCGAAATCCTCAATTACACCCAGTCCGAGCTGCGCCTGCGGCAGATGCTGTTCGACGGTTTCAACACCGCCAACGAAGTCGAGCGCACCAAGGGCGTGTCCAATTCGCGTGCGTACTACGCGCAAGGCACCGCTCAGGATCTGGCCCTGCGCACCATCGAGGTCTACCTCGAAGTGCTCAAGCGTCGCGAGCTGGTAACCCTGGCCCGCAACAACCTGCAGGCGCACTTGCGCGTCAACGATCAGATCGGCCTGCGCACCGAGCGTGGCGTTGGCAGCACCGCCGACTCGGATCAATCGGTCGCGCGTAAAGCGCTGGCGCAGAACAACCTCGACACCGCTGAAGTCGATCTGTCTGACGCCGAAGCCAACTTCTACAGCGTGGTCGGGCGCATGCCTGATGAGCTGGAAACCCCGGCCTCGACCCGTGGCGAACTGCCGACCCAATTGCGTGAAGCCCAGCAGAGCATGGTCGACAACAACCCGTATCTGAAGTCCGCCCAGGCTGACGTGCAATCGGCCGAGAGCCAGTACGAAGTCGCCAAGTCGCCGTTCTATCCACGCTTCGACGCGGAAGCGGCCGTCGGCGCGAACAACAACGTGCAGGGCGATGAAGGCCACGATAACGAATGGCGCGTGGGTGTGGTGATGAACTACAACCTGTTCCGTGGCGGCAGTGACAAGGCGCGCCTGGCCTCCGATGCGCACCAGATCAACCAGGCGATGGACATCCGCAACAACGCCCTGCGCCAACTCAACGAGAACATCCGCCTGGCGTGGAACGCCATGGAAAACGCGAAGAAACAGACCCCGACCGCCCGCGAATACGCTGAAACCACCAAACGTGTACGCGCCGCGTATCAGGATCAGTTCGGCCTCGGCCAACGCACCCTGCTCGACTTGCTCGACAGTGAAAACGAGCTCTACAACGCCAACCGTCGCTACACCGAAATCCGCTACACCGAGGAATACTCGATGTACCGCGTGCTGGCGAACATGGGCCAGTTGCTGAGCAAACAACGGGTGGTGCTGCCGGCCGATGCGATCGCTGCGACCGAGGTCAAAAACGAAGCGCGCCTGCCCGAGCTGAAATAA
- a CDS encoding sodium:solute symporter, with amino-acid sequence MALDLFVVLIYAAGMLLLGYFGMRKAKTNEDFLVAGRNLGPSLYMGTMAATVLGGASTVGTVRLGYVHGISGFWLCAALGCGIVALNLFLAKPLLKLKIYTVTQVLEKRYNPMARSASAAIMLAYALMIGVTSILAIGTVLQVLFGLPFWISVLLGGGVVVVYSAIGGMWSLTLTDIVQFIIKTVGLMFILLPICLYRVGGWDELVLKLPATAFSFTTIGWDTIITYFMIYFFGILIGQDIWQRVFTVKTAKVAQYAGSIAGIYCIVYGLACALIGMAAHVLIPDLDNVNNAFAAIVKLSLPDGIRGLVIAAALAAMMSTASAGLLAAATTLTEDLLPKLRGGKPSSLGINRLFTLLTGVVVLGIALVVNDVISALTLAYNLLVGGMLIPLMGAIFWKRATTAGAIASMGLGFATALLFMFKDGLDANTPIYYSLAVGLVSFVVVSLVSPRPATVASAI; translated from the coding sequence ATGGCTTTGGATTTATTCGTCGTCCTCATTTACGCCGCCGGCATGCTCTTGCTCGGCTACTTCGGCATGCGCAAGGCCAAGACCAACGAGGACTTTCTCGTCGCCGGGCGTAACCTCGGCCCAAGCCTGTACATGGGCACCATGGCCGCGACCGTGCTCGGTGGCGCGTCCACCGTCGGCACCGTGCGTCTGGGCTACGTGCACGGCATCTCCGGTTTCTGGCTGTGCGCGGCACTCGGTTGCGGCATCGTCGCGCTGAACCTGTTCCTCGCCAAACCGCTGCTGAAACTGAAGATCTACACCGTTACCCAGGTCCTGGAAAAACGCTACAACCCGATGGCCCGCTCGGCGAGCGCGGCGATCATGCTGGCTTACGCGCTGATGATCGGCGTGACCTCGATTCTCGCCATCGGCACCGTGCTGCAAGTGCTGTTCGGCCTGCCCTTCTGGATCTCGGTACTGCTCGGCGGTGGTGTCGTGGTGGTTTACTCGGCGATCGGCGGCATGTGGTCGCTGACCCTGACCGACATCGTCCAGTTCATCATCAAGACCGTGGGCCTGATGTTCATCCTGTTGCCGATCTGCCTGTACCGCGTTGGCGGTTGGGACGAACTGGTGCTGAAACTGCCGGCCACTGCCTTCAGCTTCACCACCATCGGCTGGGACACGATCATCACCTACTTCATGATCTACTTCTTCGGCATCCTGATCGGTCAGGACATCTGGCAACGGGTGTTCACCGTCAAGACCGCCAAAGTCGCGCAATACGCCGGCAGCATCGCGGGCATCTACTGCATCGTCTACGGTCTGGCCTGCGCGCTGATCGGCATGGCTGCGCACGTGCTGATCCCGGATCTGGACAACGTCAACAACGCCTTCGCCGCCATCGTCAAACTGTCGCTGCCGGACGGCATCCGGGGTCTGGTGATCGCGGCTGCACTCGCGGCGATGATGTCCACCGCCAGCGCCGGCCTCCTTGCCGCGGCCACTACTCTGACTGAAGACCTGCTGCCGAAACTGCGTGGCGGCAAACCGTCGAGCCTGGGCATCAACCGCCTGTTCACCCTGCTGACCGGTGTGGTCGTGCTGGGTATCGCGCTGGTGGTCAACGATGTGATCAGCGCCCTGACTCTTGCTTACAACCTGTTGGTGGGCGGCATGCTGATCCCGCTGATGGGTGCGATCTTCTGGAAACGCGCGACCACCGCCGGCGCCATCGCCAGCATGGGCCTGGGTTTTGCCACTGCACTGCTGTTCATGTTCAAGGATGGTCTGGATGCCAACACGCCGATCTACTACAGCCTGGCTGTGGGTCTGGTGAGTTTCGTGGTGGTCAGCCTGGTCTCCCCTCGCCCGGCAACCGTGGCAAGTGCGATCTAA
- a CDS encoding HlyD family type I secretion periplasmic adaptor subunit: MSASTDSKERGYFESFGKSAEAEFMPETAGASLQDSPRWSRITVWLAAALLISAVVWAKFAVLEEVTMGEGKAIPSSKVQVIQNLEGGIVTEIFVREGQMVNKGDTLLRLDDTRFRSNKGESEADRYALTAQVERLSAEAEGRPFKLSDEVIAKAPQVAEDERSLYEQRQRRLASEQRTLSEQLRQKTQELAEFRSKQGQFSSSLALLQQEMNMSEPLVKTGAVSPVEILRLKRSAVEIRGSLNATTLAIPRAESAIAEIRSKIDESEQTFRSEAAKELNEKRTDLSKITATSIAIDDRVTRTTVTSPVHGVIKQLKVNTIGGVVQPGSDMVEIVPLEDNLLIEAKVRPQDVAFLHPGQKAMVKFSAYDYTIYGGLSAKLELIGADTITDDKGNSFYLIQVRTDKNHLGGDVKPLLIIPGMVATVDIITGEKSVLDYLLKPVLKARTEAMRER; encoded by the coding sequence ATGTCTGCTTCCACCGATAGCAAAGAGCGCGGCTACTTCGAAAGTTTCGGCAAAAGCGCCGAAGCCGAATTCATGCCGGAAACCGCCGGCGCGTCCCTGCAGGATTCGCCGCGCTGGTCGCGGATCACCGTGTGGCTGGCCGCAGCGCTGCTGATCAGCGCGGTGGTCTGGGCCAAGTTCGCCGTGCTCGAAGAAGTGACCATGGGCGAAGGCAAGGCGATTCCGTCGAGCAAGGTTCAGGTAATCCAGAACCTTGAGGGCGGCATCGTCACCGAGATCTTCGTGCGTGAAGGCCAGATGGTGAACAAGGGCGACACGCTGCTGCGTCTGGATGACACACGCTTTCGCTCGAACAAGGGCGAGAGCGAGGCCGATCGCTATGCGTTGACCGCGCAGGTCGAACGGCTATCGGCGGAGGCCGAGGGCCGGCCGTTCAAGCTTTCCGATGAGGTGATCGCCAAGGCACCGCAAGTCGCCGAGGACGAACGCTCACTGTACGAACAACGCCAGCGCCGCTTGGCCAGCGAGCAGCGCACGCTGAGCGAACAACTGCGGCAGAAGACTCAGGAACTCGCCGAATTTCGCTCCAAACAAGGCCAGTTCAGTTCCAGCCTGGCGCTGCTGCAACAAGAGATGAACATGTCCGAACCGCTGGTGAAAACCGGTGCGGTGTCCCCCGTGGAAATCCTCCGCCTCAAGCGCAGCGCCGTGGAAATTCGTGGCTCGCTGAATGCCACCACTTTGGCGATTCCCCGCGCCGAATCGGCGATTGCCGAGATCCGCAGCAAGATCGATGAATCTGAGCAAACCTTCCGCTCCGAGGCGGCGAAAGAGCTGAATGAGAAACGCACCGACCTGTCGAAAATCACCGCGACCAGCATCGCCATCGACGACCGCGTCACCCGCACTACCGTCACCTCACCAGTGCACGGCGTGATCAAGCAATTGAAGGTCAACACCATCGGCGGCGTGGTTCAGCCGGGCAGCGACATGGTTGAAATCGTGCCGTTGGAAGACAACCTGCTGATCGAAGCTAAAGTGCGGCCGCAGGATGTTGCGTTCCTGCATCCGGGCCAGAAAGCCATGGTCAAGTTCAGTGCTTACGACTACACGATTTACGGTGGGCTGAGCGCCAAGCTTGAGCTGATCGGTGCCGACACGATCACCGATGACAAGGGCAACAGCTTCTATCTGATTCAGGTGCGTACCGATAAAAACCACTTGGGCGGGGATGTGAAACCGTTGCTGATCATTCCGGGGATGGTGGCGACGGTGGACATTATTACCGGGGAGAAAAGTGTCCTGGATTACCTGCTAAAACCGGTGCTGAAAGCCCGGACCGAGGCGATGCGCGAACGCTAG
- a CDS encoding DTW domain-containing protein, whose product MSRPQCPRCLRPQTHCLCPLIPSLDSRTRVLLLQHPSEVNHALNTARLAALGLTNAELIVGEVFEDLPALLNRPGYQARLLFPADDAQPMQAYGASDEPLLLVVPDGTWRKARKMLHLNPLLAALPRVTLAEGGVSRYRLRKAPGPGALSTIEAIVQALQTLEAPASFEPLLKPFEALIEGQIAAMGEETFQRNHAEK is encoded by the coding sequence ATGTCCAGACCCCAATGCCCGCGCTGCCTGCGCCCCCAGACCCATTGTCTGTGCCCGCTGATCCCGAGCCTCGACAGCCGCACGCGGGTGTTGCTGTTGCAGCATCCGAGTGAGGTCAATCATGCGTTGAATACCGCGCGGTTGGCGGCTTTGGGACTGACCAATGCCGAGCTGATTGTTGGTGAAGTATTCGAGGATTTGCCGGCGCTGTTGAATCGGCCGGGGTATCAGGCGCGGTTGTTGTTCCCTGCCGATGATGCGCAGCCGATGCAGGCTTATGGTGCATCCGACGAGCCGTTGTTGCTGGTGGTCCCGGACGGCACATGGCGCAAGGCGCGGAAGATGTTGCACCTCAATCCGCTGCTGGCGGCGTTGCCACGCGTGACACTGGCCGAGGGTGGCGTGTCGCGCTATCGGCTGCGCAAGGCGCCGGGGCCGGGGGCGTTGTCGACCATCGAGGCGATTGTGCAGGCGTTGCAAACACTGGAGGCGCCGGCTTCATTCGAGCCGTTGCTCAAACCGTTCGAGGCGTTGATCGAGGGGCAGATTGCGGCGATGGGGGAAGAAACGTTTCAGCGTAATCATGCTGAAAAATAG
- a CDS encoding nuclear transport factor 2 family protein has product MNERDQVLQAAADLVSAFARNDREAYFGAFSADASFVFYTLEQPLLSRDAYQALWDSWRAEDGFEVLACTSSNAFVSLQGEVAIFIHDVATELRMQGEQHFSQERETIVFKKQTSSLEQQGLWLACHEHLSAMPEGLPSP; this is encoded by the coding sequence ATGAACGAACGTGATCAGGTTTTGCAAGCGGCCGCCGATCTGGTGTCCGCCTTCGCCCGTAACGATCGCGAAGCCTACTTCGGCGCGTTCAGCGCCGATGCAAGTTTCGTTTTCTACACCCTCGAACAGCCGCTGCTGTCGCGCGATGCCTATCAGGCCTTGTGGGACAGCTGGCGCGCCGAGGATGGCTTCGAGGTGCTTGCGTGCACCTCGAGCAACGCTTTCGTCAGCCTGCAAGGTGAGGTGGCGATTTTCATCCATGACGTGGCCACCGAGCTGCGCATGCAAGGGGAGCAACACTTCAGCCAGGAGCGCGAGACGATTGTTTTCAAGAAACAAACGTCGAGCCTAGAACAACAAGGCCTTTGGCTGGCCTGTCACGAACATTTGTCCGCAATGCCGGAAGGGCTGCCATCCCCTTAG